The Gemmatimonadota bacterium genome window below encodes:
- a CDS encoding HEAT repeat domain-containing protein, translating into MLWWTLRQLKSKHSWTRAEAARTLEHSRSPRAIRALVALLGDEDQGVRRVAAETLGSTGARRAIEPLTAALVDPSEDVRQEAEPALDRIDPQWVVAARDAIGPLLLALSRRDAKVQRNAIWALNRIDRLWAQSKAAKGMVGDLVYALNDNDPRVQDMAVTALDLIDANWRQCDSARGAVLALLNVLARGTTDERRSAALGLAKLRKGTFALMRALNDSSETVREAAARSLGEIADLDAVEPLAMALSHDDKNLRRHAAQALGQIGGARAIEALSKALEERNPNDVRKAIAQAIRDSQREARERSAATPVRNKERKTMATFEDAVQKIRTLKDTGDKAGL; encoded by the coding sequence ATGCTCTGGTGGACTTTGCGTCAGCTCAAATCGAAGCATTCTTGGACACGAGCGGAGGCCGCGCGAACACTCGAGCATTCCAGGAGTCCACGTGCCATCAGAGCGCTCGTCGCGCTGCTCGGCGACGAAGATCAAGGCGTTCGGCGAGTCGCGGCGGAAACACTAGGGAGTACGGGCGCGCGTCGCGCAATCGAGCCGCTGACAGCGGCACTTGTTGACCCGTCCGAGGATGTGCGCCAGGAAGCGGAACCGGCACTCGATCGGATCGATCCACAGTGGGTTGTCGCCGCGCGGGATGCGATCGGCCCGCTGCTCCTCGCCCTCAGCCGCAGGGACGCGAAGGTGCAGCGCAACGCGATCTGGGCTCTCAATCGGATTGATCGGCTGTGGGCGCAATCCAAAGCCGCGAAAGGCATGGTGGGAGACCTTGTGTACGCGCTCAACGACAATGACCCTCGCGTTCAGGACATGGCTGTAACGGCACTCGACCTGATCGACGCGAACTGGCGGCAATGCGACTCTGCGCGAGGCGCGGTGCTTGCGCTGCTGAATGTTCTCGCGCGCGGGACCACGGACGAGCGTAGATCAGCCGCGCTCGGACTGGCGAAACTCCGGAAAGGGACTTTTGCCTTGATGCGGGCACTCAACGACAGCAGCGAAACGGTGCGCGAAGCTGCGGCCCGCTCGCTTGGCGAGATCGCGGATCTTGACGCGGTCGAGCCACTCGCGATGGCTTTGAGCCACGACGACAAGAATCTCCGCCGGCACGCGGCACAGGCCCTCGGACAGATCGGCGGTGCGCGAGCGATTGAGGCGCTGTCGAAGGCACTTGAGGAAAGGAATCCGAACGACGTGCGAAAGGCGATTGCTCAGGCGATCCGTGATTCTCAGCGAGAAGCGCGCGAACGAAGCGCTGCTACCCCGGTCAGAAACAAGGAGAGGAAGACTATGGCCACGTTTGAGGATGCGGTGCAGAAGATCCGGACGCTCAAGGACACTGGAGACAAGGCGGGGCTGTGA